One genomic region from Lycorma delicatula isolate Av1 chromosome 1, ASM4794821v1, whole genome shotgun sequence encodes:
- the LOC142334395 gene encoding histone H2B, with translation MPPKTSGKAAKKAGKAQKNIAKGDKKKKRKRKESYAVYIYKVLKQVHPDTGISSKAMSIMNSFVNDIFERIAAEASRLAHYNKRSTITSREIQTAVRLLLPGELAKHAVSEGTKAVTKYTSSK, from the coding sequence ATGCCACCTAAGACCAGCGGTAAAGCGGCCAAGAAGGCCGGCAAGGCGCAAAAGAACATCGCCAAGGGAGACAAGAAAAAGAAACGCAAGAGGAAGGAAAGCTACGCGGTGTACATCTACAAAGTGTTGAAGCAGGTCCATCCTGACACCGGCATCTCCTCTAAGGCGATGAGCATCATGAACAGCTTCGTTAACGATATATTCGAGCGCATCGCGGCCGAGGCTTCCAGGCTCGCCCACTACAACAAGCGGTCCACAATCACCAGCAGGGAGATCCAGACCGCCGTACGGCTTCTGTTGCCCGGTGAATTGGCCAAACACGCTGTCAGCGAAGGCACCAAGGCCGTAACCAAATACACGAGCTCTAAGTAA
- the LOC142334369 gene encoding histone H1-like has translation MSDSTATASAPVATATTPAKAAPGKKAASKAGGSKKPRSKPAHPPTADMVNAAIAGLKERGGSSLQAIKKYIAANYKVDAEKLAPFIKKYLKTAVAAGALTQPKGKGASGSFKISVKGEGKAAPAKKPSAPKPKPKKAAAASKPKSASAKKAAAPKPKSPSKAKKVSKPPTKKPKSPKPKKAAVKKPKSPKKAAAGKKK, from the coding sequence atgtcaGACAGCACCGCTACAGCTTCAGCTCCCGTCGCCACAGCGACAACTCCGGCCAAGGCAGCTCCAGGGAAAAAGGCGGCATCCAAAGCAGGCGGTTCGAAGAAGCCGAGGTCTAAGCCGGCGCACCCGCCGACAGCCGATATGGTCAACGCGGCGATCGCCGGTCTCAAAGAGCGCGGCGGATCTTCTCTGCAGGCGATAAAGAAGTACATAGCAGCCAACTACAAGGTAGACGCCGAAAAGTTGGCCCCGTTCATCAAGAAATATCTGAAAACGGCGGTCGCGGCAGGCGCCCTCACGCAGCCGAAAGGTAAAGGAGCGTCCGGCTCTTTCAAGATATCAGTGAAGGGCGAAGGCAAAGCCGCCCCGGCTAAGAAACCGTCCGCTCCGAAGCCGAAACCGAAGAAAGCCGCAGCAGCCAGCAAACCGAAGAGCGCTTCTGCGAAGAAGGCGGCCGCCCCGAAACCGAAGTCTCCATCGAAGGCGAAAAAGGTGTCCAAGCCGCCGACCAAGAAACCAAAGTCTCCGAAGCCGAAGAAGGCAGCAGTGAAGAAACCAAAGTCGCCCAAGAAAGCAGCCGCTGGAaagaagaagtaa
- the LOC142318394 gene encoding histone H3 produces the protein MARTKQTARKSTGGKAPRKQLATKAARKSAPATGGVKKPHRYRPGTVALREIRRYQKSTELLIRKLPFQRLVREIAQDFKTDLRFQSSAVMALQEASEAYLVGLFEDTNLCAIHAKRVTIMPKDIQLARRIRGERA, from the coding sequence ATGGCCCGTACCAAGCAGACCGCCCGCAAATCCACCGGTGGCAAAGCTCCCAGGAAGCAGCTGGCGACCAAGGCGGCACGCAAGAGCGCCCCGGCCACCGGCGGCGTGAAGAAACCTCATCGCTACAGGCCTGGAACTGTCGCCCTCCGTGAGATCCGTAGATACCAGAAGAGCACGGAGCTACTCATACGCAAGCTGCCGTTCCAGCGGCTGGTACGTGAGATAGCGCAGGACTTCAAGACCGATCTCCGGTTCCAGAGTTCCGCCGTCATGGCTCTGCAGGAAGCCAGCGAGGCTTATCTGGTCGGGCTGTTTGAAGACACAAATCTGTGCGCCATCCACGCCAAACGTGTGACAATTATGCCGAAAGACATCCAGCTGGCTCGTCGTATTCGCGGAGAGAGAGCTTAA
- the LOC142334407 gene encoding histone H4, producing the protein MTGRGKGGKGLGKGGAKRHRKVLRDNIQGITKPAIRRLARRGGVKRISGLIYEETRGVLKVFLENVIRDAVTYTEHAKRKTVTAMDVVYALKRQGRTLYGFGG; encoded by the coding sequence ATGACCGGTCGCGGGAAAGGAGGTAAAGGTTTGGGCAAAGGCGGAGCCAAGCGTCACCGCAAGGTCCTGCGAGACAACATCCAGGGCATCACCAAGCCGGCCATCAGGCGTCTGGCCCGCCGCGGCGGTGTGAAACGTATCTCAGGTCTCATATACGAAGAGACCAGAGGAGTACTTAAAGTGTTCCTCGAGAACGTAATCAGAGACGCAGTCACTTACACCGAACACGCAAAGAGGAAAACTGTAACCGCCATGGACGTGGTGTACGCGCTGAAGAGGCAAGGCAGAACTCTGTACGGCTTCGGCGGTTAA
- the LOC142334381 gene encoding histone H2A, translated as MSGRGKGGKVKGKAKSRSSRAGLQFPVGRIHRLLRKGNYAERVGAGAPVYLAAVMEYLAAEVLELAGNAARDNKKTRIIPRHLQLAIRNDEELNKLLSGVTIAQGGVLPNIQAVLLPKKTEKKA; from the coding sequence ATGTCAGGTCGCGGAAAGGGTGGTAAAGTGAAGGGAAAGGCAAAGTCGCGGTCTTCCCGCGCCGGTCTTCAATTCCCGGTGGGCAGAATCCACCGTCTTCTCAGGAAGGGCAACTACGCAGAACGTGTCGGAGCGGGCGCTCCGGTCTACCTGGCTGCCGTCATGGAATATTTGGCTGCGGAAGTATTGGAGTTGGCAGGAAACGCGGCCAGGGACAACAAGAAAACTCGTATCATCCCGAGGCACTTGCAGTTGGCCATCCGCAATGACGAGGAGTTAAACAAGCTTTTGTCCGGGGTCACCATCGCACAAGGTGGTGTCTTGCCGAACATTCAAGCCGTGCTTCTGCCGAAGAAGACCGAGAAGAAAGCTTAA